One Acanthochromis polyacanthus isolate Apoly-LR-REF ecotype Palm Island chromosome 6, KAUST_Apoly_ChrSc, whole genome shotgun sequence DNA segment encodes these proteins:
- the LOC110957889 gene encoding protein phosphatase 1 regulatory subunit 12A isoform X2: MQAFAPRLYLTPVRDEEAESQRKAKSRHARQTRRSTQGVTLTDLNEAKKTNSLSLQDREKEAGGPLDDRSGLRKGFPDDRRVQIDLTESADTAGISLKCTMDEEGNIEQRLETLAESPNLSYLSAAGSCGVPYCNSSYRVGEGWWRDENQNPVEDAAQLAGDATQQQRHHCCDVEDSDYKAEHDRLSRYDSSGESATDKPMGRTSSYTRRETRLAALNRQEQDSTAKDYKKMYAEALHENERLKSRLHDSKQELVKIRSQLEKVTQRHDRISERSTVLESEKREKQALEKRVSDMEEEIKMLTELKSDNQRLKDENGALIRVISKLSK; the protein is encoded by the exons ATGCAAGCATTTGCTCCCAG GTTGTATCTGACTCCGGTCAGAGATGAAGAAGCAGAGTCCCAGAGGAAAGCAAAGTCCCGTCATGCCAGGCAAACCCGCAGGTCAACACAG GGTGTGACTCTGACGGACCTGAACGAGGCCAAGAAGACCAACAGCTTGTCTCTTCAAGACAGAGAGAAGGAGGCAGGAGGCCCTCTGGATGACAGGTCCGGTCTGAGGAAAGGCTTTCCAGATGACAGGAGAGTTCAAATTGACCTGACAGAGTCTGCAGACACGGCGGGGATCAGTCTGAAATGCACAATGGACGAG GAGGGCAACATTGAACAGAGGTTAGAAACCCTTGCTGAGTCCCCAAACCTGTCGTATTTGTCTGCTGCTGGATCCTGTGGTGTGCCTTACTGCAACAGCTCCTACAGAG TTGGTGAGGGATGGTGGAGAGATGAGAATCAGAACCCTGTTGAAGATGCAGCACAGCTGGCGGGTgatgcaacacaacaacaaaggcACCACTGCTGTGATGTTGAGGATTCAGACTACAAAGCAGAG catGACAGACTGTCAAG GTATGACTCCAGTGGAGAGAGTgcgacagacaaaccaatgggCCGAACCAGCTCGTACACTCGGAGAGAGACGAGGCTGGCCGCTCTGAATCGACAGGAGCAAGACTCCACTGCCAAAGACTACAAGAAG ATGTACGCAGAAGCTTTGCATGAGAACGAGAGACTCAAGTCCAGGTTGCACGACAGCAAACAAGAGTTAGTGAAGATACGATCCCAGCTGGAGAAAGTCACCCAG AGACATGACAGGATATCAGAAAGATCTACAGTACTTGAATCGGAGAAAAGG gaaaaacaagCTCTTGAGAAAAGGGTGTCAGACATGGAGGAGGAAATAAAG ATGTTAACAGAGCTCAAGTCAGACAACCAGAGGCTAAAGGATGAGAACGGGGCTCTCATTCGAGTCATCAGCAAGCTGTCCAAATGA
- the LOC110957889 gene encoding protein phosphatase 1 regulatory subunit 12A isoform X1 has translation MQAFAPRLYLTPVRDEEAESQRKAKSRHARQTRRSTQGVTLTDLNEAKKTNSLSLQDREKEAGGPLDDRSGLRKGFPDDRRVQIDLTESADTAGISLKCTMDEEGNIEQRLETLAESPNLSYLSAAGSCGVPYCNSSYRVGEGWWRDENQNPVEDAAQLAGDATQQQRHHCCDVEDSDYKAEHDRLSRYDSSGESATDKPMGRTSSYTRRETRLAALNRQEQDSTAKDYKKMYAEALHENERLKSRLHDSKQELVKIRSQLEKVTQRHDRISERSTVLESEKREKQALEKRVSDMEEEIKAFPALAQVQALRRVNECLLAENRAMLRVLARLSETASMPETEDL, from the exons ATGCAAGCATTTGCTCCCAG GTTGTATCTGACTCCGGTCAGAGATGAAGAAGCAGAGTCCCAGAGGAAAGCAAAGTCCCGTCATGCCAGGCAAACCCGCAGGTCAACACAG GGTGTGACTCTGACGGACCTGAACGAGGCCAAGAAGACCAACAGCTTGTCTCTTCAAGACAGAGAGAAGGAGGCAGGAGGCCCTCTGGATGACAGGTCCGGTCTGAGGAAAGGCTTTCCAGATGACAGGAGAGTTCAAATTGACCTGACAGAGTCTGCAGACACGGCGGGGATCAGTCTGAAATGCACAATGGACGAG GAGGGCAACATTGAACAGAGGTTAGAAACCCTTGCTGAGTCCCCAAACCTGTCGTATTTGTCTGCTGCTGGATCCTGTGGTGTGCCTTACTGCAACAGCTCCTACAGAG TTGGTGAGGGATGGTGGAGAGATGAGAATCAGAACCCTGTTGAAGATGCAGCACAGCTGGCGGGTgatgcaacacaacaacaaaggcACCACTGCTGTGATGTTGAGGATTCAGACTACAAAGCAGAG catGACAGACTGTCAAG GTATGACTCCAGTGGAGAGAGTgcgacagacaaaccaatgggCCGAACCAGCTCGTACACTCGGAGAGAGACGAGGCTGGCCGCTCTGAATCGACAGGAGCAAGACTCCACTGCCAAAGACTACAAGAAG ATGTACGCAGAAGCTTTGCATGAGAACGAGAGACTCAAGTCCAGGTTGCACGACAGCAAACAAGAGTTAGTGAAGATACGATCCCAGCTGGAGAAAGTCACCCAG AGACATGACAGGATATCAGAAAGATCTACAGTACTTGAATCGGAGAAAAGG gaaaaacaagCTCTTGAGAAAAGGGTGTCAGACATGGAGGAGGAAATAAAG GCTTTCCCTGCTCTGGCTCAGGTCCAGGCCTTGCGGAGGGTGAACGAGTGTCTCCTGGCTGAGAATAGAGCCATGCTGCGCGTCCTCGCCCGCCTCTCTGAGACGGCCTCCATGCCGGAGACGGAGGACCTCTGA
- the LOC110957889 gene encoding protein phosphatase 1 regulatory subunit 12A isoform X4 yields the protein MSSYYPRTKDLTRTRKSLTESPPSSPSPTDKNYRHDRLSRYDSSGESATDKPMGRTSSYTRRETRLAALNRQEQDSTAKDYKKMYAEALHENERLKSRLHDSKQELVKIRSQLEKVTQRHDRISERSTVLESEKREKQALEKRVSDMEEEIKAFPALAQVQALRRVNECLLAENRAMLRVLARLSETASMPETEDL from the exons ATGTCATCCTACTACCCTCGCACCAAGGACCTGACTCGCACCAGAAAGTCACTGACAGAGTCGCCGCCGTCTTCTCCGTCCCCTACAGACAAAAACTACAGA catGACAGACTGTCAAG GTATGACTCCAGTGGAGAGAGTgcgacagacaaaccaatgggCCGAACCAGCTCGTACACTCGGAGAGAGACGAGGCTGGCCGCTCTGAATCGACAGGAGCAAGACTCCACTGCCAAAGACTACAAGAAG ATGTACGCAGAAGCTTTGCATGAGAACGAGAGACTCAAGTCCAGGTTGCACGACAGCAAACAAGAGTTAGTGAAGATACGATCCCAGCTGGAGAAAGTCACCCAG AGACATGACAGGATATCAGAAAGATCTACAGTACTTGAATCGGAGAAAAGG gaaaaacaagCTCTTGAGAAAAGGGTGTCAGACATGGAGGAGGAAATAAAG GCTTTCCCTGCTCTGGCTCAGGTCCAGGCCTTGCGGAGGGTGAACGAGTGTCTCCTGGCTGAGAATAGAGCCATGCTGCGCGTCCTCGCCCGCCTCTCTGAGACGGCCTCCATGCCGGAGACGGAGGACCTCTGA
- the LOC110957889 gene encoding protein phosphatase 1 regulatory subunit 12A isoform X3 produces MQAFAPRLYLTPVRDEEAESQRKAKSRHARQTRRSTQGVTLTDLNEAKKTNSLSLQDREKEAGGPLDDRSGLRKGFPDDRRVQIDLTESADTAGISLKCTMDEEGNIEQRLETLAESPNLSYLSAAGSCGVPYCNSSYRVGEGWWRDENQNPVEDAAQLAGDATQQQRHHCCDVEDSDYKAEHDRLSRYDSSGESATDKPMGRTSSYTRRETRLAALNRQEQDSTAKDYKKMYAEALHENERLKSRLHDSKQELVKIRSQLEKVTQRHDRISERSTVLESEKREKQALEKRVSDMEEEIKQDAPLRFRCGYQP; encoded by the exons ATGCAAGCATTTGCTCCCAG GTTGTATCTGACTCCGGTCAGAGATGAAGAAGCAGAGTCCCAGAGGAAAGCAAAGTCCCGTCATGCCAGGCAAACCCGCAGGTCAACACAG GGTGTGACTCTGACGGACCTGAACGAGGCCAAGAAGACCAACAGCTTGTCTCTTCAAGACAGAGAGAAGGAGGCAGGAGGCCCTCTGGATGACAGGTCCGGTCTGAGGAAAGGCTTTCCAGATGACAGGAGAGTTCAAATTGACCTGACAGAGTCTGCAGACACGGCGGGGATCAGTCTGAAATGCACAATGGACGAG GAGGGCAACATTGAACAGAGGTTAGAAACCCTTGCTGAGTCCCCAAACCTGTCGTATTTGTCTGCTGCTGGATCCTGTGGTGTGCCTTACTGCAACAGCTCCTACAGAG TTGGTGAGGGATGGTGGAGAGATGAGAATCAGAACCCTGTTGAAGATGCAGCACAGCTGGCGGGTgatgcaacacaacaacaaaggcACCACTGCTGTGATGTTGAGGATTCAGACTACAAAGCAGAG catGACAGACTGTCAAG GTATGACTCCAGTGGAGAGAGTgcgacagacaaaccaatgggCCGAACCAGCTCGTACACTCGGAGAGAGACGAGGCTGGCCGCTCTGAATCGACAGGAGCAAGACTCCACTGCCAAAGACTACAAGAAG ATGTACGCAGAAGCTTTGCATGAGAACGAGAGACTCAAGTCCAGGTTGCACGACAGCAAACAAGAGTTAGTGAAGATACGATCCCAGCTGGAGAAAGTCACCCAG AGACATGACAGGATATCAGAAAGATCTACAGTACTTGAATCGGAGAAAAGG gaaaaacaagCTCTTGAGAAAAGGGTGTCAGACATGGAGGAGGAAATAAAG CAGGACGCCCCACTGCGGTTCCGCTGTGGGTACCAGCCCTGA